A genomic window from Nitrospira sp. includes:
- a CDS encoding replication-associated recombination protein A yields the protein MPTHDSTGDLFPAPRVSAPPGKVPLAERLRPRHFDDLVGQEEVVGLGCPLRQAIEQDRLSSVIFWGPPGCGKTTLAGLVAQYTKSQFVPFSAVTGGIPELRDIIKAAEQRRAVGRATTLFVDEIHRFNKAQQDAFLPHVERGTVVLIGATTENPSFELIAPLLSRSLVVVLQPLSGDALGSILDRAIADFEHGLGFLRLTVQPAARERLIALGNGDARSLLTTLEFVAGHVQVGGDGTRTIDEVILDRALLAQSLRYDKSGEEHYNLVSAYIKSLRDSDPDGALYWLARMLEGGEPPRFIARRMVIFASEDIGNADPHALVVANAVAQAVEFVGLPEAQINLAHGTTFLASRPKDNASYVGLQEARRDARQHGNLGVPLHLRNAVTSLMKDIGYGKGYRYVHDDPAAKAEQSHLPEPLKGTRYYRPRTSSDEERG from the coding sequence ATGCCGACCCATGATTCCACAGGCGATCTATTCCCTGCCCCTCGGGTGTCAGCCCCGCCTGGAAAAGTTCCCTTGGCGGAACGTCTGCGTCCGCGGCACTTCGATGACCTGGTTGGACAGGAAGAGGTGGTCGGTCTGGGGTGTCCACTCAGGCAAGCGATTGAGCAGGATCGACTGTCATCGGTCATTTTCTGGGGGCCTCCGGGTTGCGGGAAAACCACGTTGGCTGGGCTGGTGGCGCAGTACACGAAATCGCAGTTTGTTCCCTTCTCCGCCGTCACGGGCGGCATTCCAGAACTGCGCGACATCATCAAGGCGGCGGAACAGCGGCGAGCCGTGGGGCGCGCAACCACGCTGTTCGTGGATGAAATCCACCGGTTCAATAAGGCGCAGCAAGATGCTTTTTTGCCGCATGTGGAACGGGGGACCGTCGTCCTCATCGGAGCCACCACCGAAAACCCTTCCTTCGAATTGATCGCGCCTCTGCTCTCTCGCTCCCTTGTGGTGGTGCTGCAGCCTCTGTCCGGAGACGCACTCGGTTCCATTCTCGACCGCGCTATTGCCGATTTCGAGCACGGCCTTGGTTTCCTGCGACTCACGGTACAGCCTGCAGCGCGTGAACGACTGATTGCACTCGGCAACGGAGATGCGAGAAGTCTGCTGACCACGCTGGAGTTTGTGGCCGGTCACGTTCAGGTAGGCGGGGATGGAACCAGGACGATCGACGAGGTCATCCTGGACCGCGCGTTGCTAGCTCAATCGTTGCGGTACGATAAATCGGGCGAGGAGCACTACAATCTGGTGTCGGCCTACATTAAAAGCCTGCGCGATTCCGATCCTGACGGGGCGTTGTACTGGCTGGCGCGGATGCTGGAAGGTGGAGAGCCGCCTCGATTCATCGCCCGTCGCATGGTGATTTTCGCGTCTGAAGACATCGGCAATGCCGACCCACACGCGCTGGTTGTCGCGAATGCCGTCGCGCAAGCCGTCGAGTTTGTGGGATTGCCCGAGGCTCAAATCAACTTAGCCCACGGTACGACCTTTCTGGCTTCACGCCCGAAGGACAATGCGTCTTATGTGGGGCTCCAAGAGGCTCGCCGCGATGCCCGGCAACATGGGAATCTCGGTGTTCCGCTGCACCTGCGAAATGCTGTGACCTCGCTGATGAAAGACATTGGATACGGCAAGGGATACCGGTATGTACATGACGATCCGGCGGCCAAGGCGGAGCAAAGCCACCTTCCCGAACCGCTCAAAGGCACGCGGTATTACCGTCCTCGCACCTCTTCAGATGAAGAAAGGGGCTAG
- a CDS encoding alpha/beta fold hydrolase — protein sequence MFCDVNGIRLAYDDHGRGIPLLFLHAFPLNRSMWAPQVASLSQQFRPIAIDLRGHGESDAPLWSFSLEQYADDIAGLLDRLAIPRAILIGLSMGGYVSLAFSKKYRHRLKALVLADTRAQADSAEGRAGRYQLAQMAYTKGTLAVADIMLPKLLGAPSLQQKPELVQYVRETIHQNPVSGILVDLMAMADRPDSLTHLRTITCPTLVMIGQEDLTTPLADAELMAREIPGARLAVIPAAGHLSNREQPEVFTELLRGFVEGLSSTAGVND from the coding sequence ATGTTCTGTGACGTGAACGGCATTCGACTCGCCTACGACGACCACGGCAGGGGTATCCCGCTGCTCTTTCTTCACGCCTTCCCGCTGAACCGCTCGATGTGGGCACCGCAAGTGGCGTCGCTCTCACAGCAATTCCGGCCCATCGCCATCGATTTGCGAGGGCACGGTGAGTCGGATGCGCCACTCTGGTCGTTTTCGTTAGAGCAGTACGCCGATGATATTGCAGGCTTGCTCGATCGGCTTGCCATTCCCCGCGCCATTCTGATCGGCCTCTCCATGGGCGGATATGTCAGCCTGGCGTTCTCCAAAAAATATCGCCATCGACTCAAAGCCCTGGTATTGGCAGACACCCGCGCCCAAGCCGATAGCGCAGAGGGACGAGCGGGGCGTTACCAATTGGCGCAAATGGCCTACACGAAGGGGACACTGGCGGTCGCGGACATCATGCTCCCGAAACTGCTCGGCGCGCCGTCGCTGCAGCAAAAGCCAGAATTGGTACAATACGTTCGCGAGACGATTCATCAGAACCCGGTGAGCGGTATCCTCGTGGACCTCATGGCGATGGCAGATCGGCCGGACTCCCTGACTCACCTCCGTACGATCACCTGTCCAACGCTCGTGATGATCGGCCAAGAAGATCTCACCACTCCTCTTGCTGACGCCGAACTCATGGCGCGTGAAATCCCCGGCGCCCGGCTGGCCGTCATTCCAGCCGCCGGGCATTTGAGTAATCGGGAACAACCTGAGGTGTTTACCGAGCTGTTGCGGGGATTCGTCGAGGGCCTATCCAGCACAGCGGGCGTGAACGACTAG